The Parashewanella spongiae genome has a window encoding:
- the tnpA gene encoding IS200/IS605 family transposase — protein MYRAYREGLKSIIYKIGYDYDIDIVELEIPVDHIHMVIRGEPKISPSDVMQIIKSISARELFKRYPDIKRRYFWGGKLWTQSYFVETIGNATEEVIRKYVQDQLSELDKKEKSADQLGLF, from the coding sequence ATTTATAGAGCTTATCGTGAAGGCTTAAAATCAATTATTTATAAAATTGGTTACGACTATGACATTGATATAGTTGAACTAGAAATTCCAGTTGATCATATCCACATGGTCATTAGAGGTGAGCCGAAGATATCACCAAGCGATGTCATGCAAATAATCAAAAGTATTTCAGCGAGAGAACTCTTCAAGCGTTACCCAGATATAAAAAGGCGTTACTTTTGGGGAGGTAAGCTTTGGACACAAAGTTATTTTGTCGAAACTATAGGAAACGCTACTGAAGAGGTCATACGAAAGTATGTTCAGGATCAATTGTCGGAATTAGATAAAAAAGAGAAAAGTGCGGATCAACTTGGGCTTTTCTAA
- a CDS encoding chemotaxis protein CheV codes for MTRVLDSVDQRTKLVGKNRLELLLFKINATQLFAINVFKVKEVVKLPHLNVMPGSHPHISGIANIRGVSIPVIDLRKAIGFSHFATDEHANLIITEYNRTVQGFLVGKVEHIINMTWGDILPPPKTVGKNTYLTAITRIEHEGANKLVSIIDVEKVLAEIIDYDVRLSDGVLDESLLAEMVGRKLLIVDDSSTARRQVSDTLSPLGIEVIEASDGLQALKMLQNWRDQGINVASELLLMITDAEMPEMDGYKLSHEIRSDNKLSDLYIVLNTSLSGDFNNAMAEKVGCNKFISKFQPDVLVDTVQERLREILVDK; via the coding sequence ATGACAAGAGTACTTGATAGCGTTGATCAGCGAACAAAATTAGTGGGAAAAAATCGATTAGAGTTGTTGTTGTTTAAAATTAATGCAACTCAATTATTTGCGATAAATGTGTTCAAAGTGAAAGAAGTTGTAAAACTGCCACACCTCAATGTAATGCCTGGTAGCCATCCGCATATTAGTGGCATTGCAAATATTCGTGGTGTTTCTATTCCAGTTATCGATTTACGTAAGGCTATCGGCTTTTCACATTTCGCAACAGATGAGCATGCAAATTTAATAATTACCGAATATAACCGAACAGTGCAGGGCTTTTTAGTAGGCAAAGTTGAACATATTATTAATATGACTTGGGGCGATATCTTACCGCCACCAAAAACTGTGGGTAAGAATACATATCTAACAGCAATAACACGTATCGAGCACGAAGGGGCAAACAAATTAGTTTCTATTATTGATGTAGAAAAAGTGCTCGCCGAAATAATTGATTATGATGTTCGATTATCTGATGGCGTTTTAGATGAAAGTTTACTGGCTGAAATGGTTGGCCGTAAGCTCTTGATTGTTGATGATTCAAGCACTGCGCGCCGGCAAGTATCCGATACTTTGAGCCCATTAGGTATCGAAGTCATAGAAGCATCGGATGGGTTGCAAGCGTTAAAAATGTTACAAAATTGGCGTGACCAAGGTATTAATGTGGCCAGCGAATTACTTTTGATGATCACCGACGCTGAAATGCCTGAAATGGATGGTTATAAACTATCCCATGAAATACGAAGTGATAATAAACTGTCAGATTTATATATTGTTTTAAACACTTCGTTGAGTGGTGATTTTAATAATGCAATGGCAGAAAAAGTTGGTTGTAATAAATTTATTTCAAAATTTCAGCCTGATGTTTTAGTTGATACAGTACAAGAGAGACTGCGTGAAATATTAGTTGATAAATAA
- a CDS encoding ankyrin repeat domain-containing protein encodes MALETVDRGDLKVHLEDIELKDIVTQNIVQQTLCPEADALVKIAKDKWPNNENVKERLITFAENCCEVGEHHFETSKEILYSTHQVQLKELTDFLNDRTKPNYLKEKIILKLPSSKEDFDFKLCGISKALRTLHIDEGSKEFVDEVTQKAVVRGFGLYVEYTGDTTPEETDYNQIATKLGIKLGATERGEPEGNQRTRFVLSRMSEHYLCLRLARELIQMLSINSEDEVALKQLTLLTGNADYKTHLLSADKHQHGRHAQIPQLAQYIFAHTTRAKLSEPIIVGTFNIIGNPARYNIETSNFQHFDVVSESGKRTEITLKEYQACNSAMHPHIKDALLRNAALNTKSLINCVEFARQNELFVPSVSRDETNKIEMKKECLNRISELATSTALDEWLSTLTERDCQTLRSVEKLIDVSELKAKCFVRLSELKGLWTDDNSMLSPAVLVHMPSEILQTALSDKMKQTLLCQHCYLKKTQVRASSISIELVKKLLELDFDHNCKDSGQYHPILIVCSGGNLDMLKVLYEYSNDNFEKNPWSGTGYNGANFAALKGHVDILKYIFSRRAGPVITQENMNGQTVMYFAVQCTNTACMEYLLSQPSLDVNGLDTPSQYFLNYIEHNGTKEAMLVALKADHWKNHFAFRAYSQKYMRANSDNTVAVKRKTYAQLTLKEVTELSLYDKRKCLVEYCRTGNTEGVKVLLNTGMSAEFFISDTLKQTPLVLAASLGHLDVVKELNSQSTDSEDNREWAIFLACVEGHHEVVKHLASFYDSEGIKGVISSVRALDGMGLPHIVANEGHVETMKVLVQRDPSLLSRAVKFKPDIDRGKGNLALEGDTPLIVASRAGHVEMVEYLMAFTDYGSSFKNCENGQNALHAAVRANKPEVVQALFDIMPDEYIKAVESIKGGQSIFDYVRVNQKSAGLKGSLEFYKQDYSEMRAVFDKRRQVELTEFSKTFKEKQEAAGVHGDGESFEFL; translated from the coding sequence ATGGCTTTAGAAACAGTAGATAGGGGCGATCTTAAAGTACACCTTGAGGACATTGAATTAAAAGATATCGTGACTCAAAATATAGTACAACAAACGCTATGCCCAGAAGCAGATGCTCTAGTTAAAATAGCTAAAGACAAATGGCCTAACAACGAAAATGTAAAAGAAAGGCTTATAACATTTGCTGAAAACTGCTGTGAGGTTGGTGAGCATCATTTTGAAACCAGCAAAGAAATTTTATACTCCACACACCAAGTACAGCTAAAAGAGTTGACTGACTTTTTAAATGACAGAACGAAGCCAAATTATCTGAAAGAAAAAATCATTCTTAAATTACCATCAAGTAAAGAAGATTTTGATTTTAAATTATGCGGCATTTCAAAAGCGTTACGCACACTTCACATCGACGAAGGTTCAAAAGAGTTCGTCGATGAGGTAACTCAAAAAGCAGTGGTACGAGGTTTTGGTTTATATGTGGAATATACAGGCGACACAACACCAGAAGAAACAGATTATAACCAAATTGCGACAAAACTAGGGATCAAACTTGGAGCCACTGAACGTGGCGAACCTGAAGGGAACCAACGAACAAGATTTGTATTATCAAGGATGAGTGAACATTACCTTTGTTTACGCCTAGCTAGAGAGTTAATTCAAATGTTAAGTATTAACTCTGAAGATGAAGTAGCATTAAAGCAATTAACATTATTAACAGGTAACGCTGATTATAAGACTCATTTATTGAGTGCAGATAAGCATCAGCATGGTCGACATGCTCAGATCCCTCAATTAGCGCAATATATTTTTGCTCACACAACTCGTGCTAAATTAAGTGAACCAATTATAGTAGGTACTTTCAATATAATCGGTAATCCAGCCCGATATAATATTGAAACGAGTAATTTTCAACATTTCGATGTTGTGTCAGAAAGTGGAAAGCGTACAGAAATAACTTTAAAAGAGTATCAAGCCTGCAATTCGGCAATGCATCCTCATATTAAAGATGCATTGTTAAGAAATGCGGCTTTAAATACAAAAAGTTTAATCAACTGTGTTGAATTTGCACGTCAAAACGAGCTTTTTGTTCCTTCAGTGTCGAGAGATGAAACAAATAAGATTGAGATGAAAAAAGAGTGTCTAAATCGGATATCTGAGTTAGCCACCTCGACGGCACTAGATGAATGGTTAAGCACCTTAACTGAACGTGATTGTCAAACTCTTAGATCCGTGGAAAAGTTGATAGATGTTTCAGAGCTTAAAGCAAAATGCTTTGTGAGGCTTAGTGAATTGAAAGGTTTGTGGACAGATGACAATTCAATGCTATCCCCTGCAGTGTTAGTTCACATGCCAAGCGAGATATTACAAACAGCGCTAAGCGACAAAATGAAACAAACACTCCTTTGTCAGCATTGCTATTTGAAGAAAACTCAAGTGCGAGCGTCTTCAATAAGTATAGAACTAGTCAAAAAGTTGCTGGAATTAGACTTTGATCATAACTGCAAAGATTCAGGTCAATATCATCCAATATTAATCGTTTGTTCAGGCGGTAATTTGGATATGCTAAAAGTGCTTTATGAGTATAGCAATGATAATTTCGAAAAAAATCCTTGGAGTGGTACTGGGTATAATGGTGCTAATTTTGCGGCTCTTAAGGGGCATGTTGATATTCTAAAATACATTTTCTCTAGGCGCGCAGGTCCGGTGATTACTCAGGAAAATATGAATGGACAGACGGTAATGTACTTCGCTGTCCAATGCACAAATACAGCGTGTATGGAGTATTTGTTATCACAGCCAAGTCTAGACGTTAATGGTCTAGATACCCCTTCTCAATACTTTCTCAACTATATTGAACACAATGGTACAAAAGAAGCCATGTTAGTGGCCTTAAAAGCTGATCACTGGAAAAACCATTTTGCTTTTAGGGCTTACTCTCAAAAGTATATGAGGGCTAACTCTGATAATACAGTAGCGGTTAAACGTAAAACCTATGCTCAGTTAACGCTTAAAGAAGTTACAGAACTCAGCCTTTACGATAAACGCAAATGCCTTGTCGAATATTGTAGAACAGGTAATACTGAAGGAGTGAAAGTACTTCTCAATACGGGTATGTCGGCCGAATTCTTTATTTCTGACACTTTAAAACAAACCCCTTTAGTTTTAGCTGCTTCACTTGGCCATTTAGATGTTGTTAAGGAATTGAATTCTCAAAGTACTGATTCAGAGGATAATCGTGAATGGGCTATTTTCCTTGCTTGTGTTGAAGGCCATCATGAAGTTGTTAAGCATTTGGCATCATTTTACGACAGTGAAGGTATTAAGGGAGTAATTAGCAGTGTCAGAGCATTGGATGGCATGGGCTTGCCGCACATTGTCGCTAACGAAGGACATGTTGAGACGATGAAAGTCCTTGTGCAACGAGATCCTAGTTTACTGAGTAGAGCTGTAAAATTTAAACCTGATATCGACAGAGGAAAAGGGAACTTAGCACTTGAAGGTGACACACCTCTTATTGTGGCAAGCCGTGCTGGTCATGTTGAAATGGTTGAATACTTGATGGCTTTTACGGACTATGGTTCAAGCTTTAAGAACTGTGAAAATGGTCAAAATGCTTTACATGCGGCGGTTCGAGCAAATAAGCCTGAAGTTGTTCAAGCATTGTTTGATATCATGCCTGATGAATACATAAAAGCAGTTGAAAGCATTAAGGGTGGTCAATCTATTTTTGATTATGTAAGAGTTAATCAAAAATCTGCAGGGCTAAAAGGCTCACTTGAGTTTTATAAACAAGATTACTCTGAAATGCGTGCAGTTTTTGATAAACGTCGGCAAGTTGAACTTACTGAATTTAGTAAAACATTCAAAGAAAAACAGGAAGCAGCGGGTGTACATGGAGATGGTGAAAGTTTTGAATTTCTTTAA
- a CDS encoding DUF2750 domain-containing protein — MTEITPTLTTFVASIEESQKLWALQDETGEGWVVCDSPNFEDTDTMPIWSSEKLAKQHCIDEWEDYKPAAITVTEFLEFWVSDLNDDDVMVGLDWMHNNDHTEIDPIELAKHFVEIEAEAEEN; from the coding sequence ATGACAGAGATCACACCAACACTGACCACTTTCGTCGCAAGTATCGAAGAAAGCCAGAAGCTTTGGGCATTACAGGACGAAACCGGTGAAGGTTGGGTTGTCTGTGACTCCCCAAATTTCGAAGACACAGATACAATGCCTATTTGGTCGAGTGAGAAATTAGCAAAACAACATTGCATTGACGAATGGGAAGACTACAAACCAGCGGCAATTACTGTAACTGAATTCTTAGAGTTTTGGGTCAGTGATCTCAATGATGATGACGTTATGGTAGGTTTAGATTGGATGCACAATAATGATCATACTGAGATTGATCCAATTGAACTTGCAAAACACTTCGTTGAAATAGAGGCTGAAGCCGAAGAAAATTAA
- a CDS encoding lytic murein transglycosylase, which translates to MKKIQLLGLLFFFSVSSSYAAENDFQSCVANLTKKAKAEGISNKTIEETLAIVKPKPQVIKLDKKQPEFSSTFADYFNKRVTDWRINKGKILWKTHHELLKELTVKYGVPGQYILAFWGLETNYGSYKGNLPVIDSLVTLACDPRRAKFFSKELIQALKIKQRYGFAYKDMKGSWAGAMGHTQFMPSTYAKYAIDADKDGKPDLWNSSTDALTSAAYFLNQLGWKRAERWGREIKLPKEFDYTLVGAQQKMPLNHWKLNGVMKADGSQLAVADMSAAVYLPAGHTGPAFLGYNNFKTIMRWNNSEFYAIAVGHLADRIVGAPPLSVAPPVNQRLKRSMIKELQQKLANQGYDVGEPDGILGNKTSNALQAFQKSKGLIADGFPDATTFESIGIKKE; encoded by the coding sequence ATGAAAAAAATACAATTATTAGGGTTACTCTTTTTTTTCAGTGTCTCAAGTAGTTATGCTGCAGAGAACGATTTTCAATCATGTGTAGCCAATTTAACTAAAAAGGCTAAAGCCGAAGGTATTTCTAACAAAACCATCGAAGAAACACTAGCTATAGTAAAGCCTAAGCCACAGGTTATTAAGCTGGATAAAAAGCAGCCTGAGTTTTCAAGTACTTTTGCTGATTATTTCAATAAGCGTGTTACTGATTGGAGGATTAATAAAGGTAAAATATTGTGGAAAACCCACCATGAATTGTTAAAAGAATTAACGGTAAAATATGGTGTTCCAGGACAATACATATTGGCTTTTTGGGGGCTTGAAACCAACTATGGCTCTTACAAAGGGAACTTACCTGTAATTGACTCATTAGTTACCCTTGCATGTGATCCACGTCGAGCAAAGTTCTTTTCTAAAGAGCTTATCCAAGCGCTTAAAATTAAACAACGATATGGGTTCGCCTACAAAGACATGAAAGGTTCTTGGGCAGGTGCAATGGGGCATACTCAGTTTATGCCCAGCACGTACGCAAAGTATGCCATTGATGCAGATAAAGACGGAAAACCTGACTTATGGAATAGCTCAACAGATGCCCTGACTTCTGCAGCCTATTTCTTGAATCAATTAGGTTGGAAGAGAGCTGAGCGATGGGGGCGAGAAATTAAGCTGCCAAAAGAATTTGATTATACCTTAGTGGGGGCTCAACAAAAAATGCCTTTGAACCACTGGAAACTTAACGGCGTGATGAAAGCCGATGGCAGTCAATTAGCTGTGGCCGATATGAGCGCTGCTGTATACCTGCCTGCTGGTCATACAGGCCCAGCTTTTCTTGGGTACAATAACTTCAAAACCATCATGCGTTGGAATAATAGTGAATTTTACGCTATTGCAGTAGGGCACTTAGCGGATCGTATTGTTGGTGCGCCGCCACTCAGTGTCGCACCACCTGTCAATCAACGATTAAAGCGTTCAATGATAAAAGAGTTACAACAAAAGTTAGCCAATCAAGGCTATGATGTTGGGGAACCAGATGGAATTTTGGGCAATAAAACATCTAACGCCCTGCAAGCGTTTCAAAAATCCAAAGGCTTGATTGCTGATGGTTTTCCTGATGCAACTACATTTGAATCTATTGGTATTAAAAAGGAATAA
- a CDS encoding helix-turn-helix transcriptional regulator — translation MAELTLDELSFEQKQRLAFIDFSLQYFGHISVQDLVSKFAAGLAATNQDFHIYRCLAKDNMQLNQQSHQYFRLPSFAALFNHDAGSVLHGLAKGFGDGLSQSVAPSQVCFDAISLIHPDTNVIATIMRAIQHQKAIRVTYVSTSSGESQREIVPHALVNNGQRWHIRGYDRVHKRFADFVITRIKNINGSDSEVKTEERSDADLNWQKMVLLKLIPHPSLTYPEAIELDYQMKDGELVIHSRSALAGYLLRQWSVDCSKSHHFNSGVCQLALKNHNILQDIEHTSIAPGA, via the coding sequence ATGGCGGAATTAACTCTGGATGAGTTGAGTTTTGAACAAAAGCAGCGATTAGCATTTATAGATTTTAGTCTCCAATATTTTGGTCATATATCGGTACAGGATTTAGTTTCAAAATTTGCCGCTGGCTTAGCAGCGACGAATCAAGATTTTCACATATACCGTTGCTTAGCAAAAGATAATATGCAGTTGAACCAGCAATCTCATCAATATTTTCGTTTGCCTAGCTTTGCTGCGCTGTTTAACCACGATGCTGGATCAGTCTTGCATGGTTTAGCCAAAGGTTTTGGTGATGGCTTGTCTCAATCGGTGGCGCCAAGTCAAGTGTGTTTTGATGCGATTAGTCTTATTCATCCGGATACAAATGTAATTGCGACCATTATGAGAGCAATTCAGCACCAAAAAGCAATCCGCGTGACTTATGTGTCTACCTCTTCAGGTGAAAGTCAGCGTGAAATTGTACCTCATGCATTAGTGAATAATGGGCAACGCTGGCATATAAGAGGTTATGATCGCGTTCACAAACGTTTTGCTGACTTCGTAATAACTCGAATTAAAAATATTAATGGTAGTGACTCTGAAGTAAAAACTGAAGAAAGATCAGATGCCGATTTAAATTGGCAAAAAATGGTGTTATTGAAACTCATTCCGCATCCGTCATTAACATACCCAGAAGCGATTGAACTTGATTATCAGATGAAAGATGGTGAGCTTGTTATTCATTCCCGCTCAGCCTTAGCCGGTTATCTGTTAAGACAATGGAGTGTGGACTGTTCTAAATCACATCATTTTAATAGCGGTGTTTGTCAATTGGCACTCAAAAATCACAACATATTGCAAGATATCGAACACACGAGCATAGCTCCAGGAGCCTGA